From one Lactiplantibacillus paraplantarum genomic stretch:
- the lspA gene encoding signal peptidase II, with amino-acid sequence MWIYLILMIALVAIDQVIKAAIVSHIALGASTSVVTGLLSLTNLHNNGAAWSILEGKMWFFYLISVVALIVMGYLLWRLRGKWLYEIGISLMIAGTLGNFIDRVRIGYVVDMFQLDFINFPIFNFADSCLTVGVIFILIGVLRDDSFEK; translated from the coding sequence ATGTGGATCTATTTAATTTTAATGATAGCTTTGGTAGCAATTGATCAAGTTATTAAGGCAGCCATCGTTAGTCATATTGCGTTGGGAGCCAGTACTAGTGTTGTTACTGGGTTATTATCACTTACGAACTTACATAACAACGGGGCTGCTTGGAGTATTCTAGAAGGTAAAATGTGGTTCTTTTACTTGATCTCAGTTGTGGCTTTAATCGTAATGGGGTATTTGCTTTGGCGGTTACGAGGTAAGTGGCTATATGAAATCGGCATCTCACTGATGATTGCTGGGACGTTGGGTAACTTTATTGATCGGGTGCGTATTGGGTACGTTGTTGACATGTTCCAACTTGATTTTATTAATTTCCCAATCTTTAACTTTGCCGATTCATGTCTGACTGTTGGCGTCATTTTTATTTTAATTGGCGTACTACGGGATGATAGTTTTGAAAAATAA
- a CDS encoding RluA family pseudouridine synthase produces MAGATTEQHFTIADQTGRLDKVLATLQSVWTRSQVDKLIKTNQVTVNGQVQASKYHVKFGDEIIVAAQTVQQTTIEPENIPLDIVYEDDDVLVVNKPQGMVVHPAPGHPDHTLVNALLYHSPLSTINGEFRPGIVHRIDKDTSGLLMVAKNDRAHQSLAAQLKAKTNLREYVALVHGVIKEETGTINAPLGRSPKDRKKQAIVKTGRPAVTHFKVLKRYQHYTLISCRLETGRTHQIRVHLQSIGHPLVGDPLYGPKKTIKGHGQFLHAKLLGFKHPVTGELLTFEAPLPPIFTTTLAKLDKTDGNH; encoded by the coding sequence GTGGCAGGAGCGACCACGGAACAACATTTTACGATTGCAGATCAGACCGGCCGATTAGATAAGGTGTTAGCCACTTTACAATCAGTTTGGACAAGGTCGCAGGTCGACAAATTGATTAAGACGAACCAAGTGACGGTGAATGGTCAGGTTCAAGCTAGTAAGTATCATGTTAAGTTTGGCGACGAAATTATTGTGGCCGCCCAGACGGTCCAACAAACAACGATCGAACCGGAAAACATCCCGCTGGACATTGTTTATGAAGATGATGATGTCCTCGTGGTTAATAAGCCCCAAGGCATGGTCGTCCATCCAGCTCCGGGGCATCCGGATCATACGTTGGTAAATGCGCTACTGTATCATAGTCCACTATCAACGATTAATGGTGAGTTTCGACCAGGAATTGTTCATCGGATCGATAAAGATACGTCCGGTTTGTTGATGGTTGCTAAAAACGACCGGGCTCATCAATCGTTAGCAGCACAACTCAAGGCTAAGACTAACCTTCGTGAATACGTTGCCCTTGTACACGGGGTCATCAAAGAAGAAACGGGGACCATCAATGCACCGTTAGGCCGATCCCCTAAAGATCGTAAAAAACAAGCCATTGTTAAGACCGGCCGACCAGCAGTGACTCATTTCAAAGTATTGAAACGCTATCAGCATTATACGCTGATTAGTTGTCGGCTTGAGACCGGACGGACGCATCAGATCCGGGTTCATTTGCAGTCAATTGGCCATCCGCTCGTGGGTGACCCACTATACGGCCCTAAAAAGACGATCAAAGGTCATGGCCAATTCTTACACGCCAAGTTACTAGGGTTCAAGCATCCGGTGACGGGGGAACTATTGACTTTTGAAGCACCATTACCACCAATATTTACGACAACCTTGGCGAAGCTTGACAAAACCGATGGGAATCATTAG
- the pyrR gene encoding bifunctional pyr operon transcriptional regulator/uracil phosphoribosyltransferase PyrR: MQKEVVDSMAMKRALTRITYEIIEQNKGIKNVVLVGIKTRGVYIAQRIAAQLQQLEGTAISVGELDITAFRDDQPLDRPRVSTGYQLAFSVADKRVILVDDVLFTGRTIRAALDALMGGGRPQSIALAVLVDRGHRELPIRADFIGRNIPTARQERIRVAVSEIDGHDGIEIIN; the protein is encoded by the coding sequence ATGCAAAAAGAAGTTGTTGATTCAATGGCGATGAAACGGGCACTGACCCGGATCACGTACGAAATTATCGAACAAAATAAGGGAATTAAAAATGTCGTGTTGGTGGGCATCAAGACCCGTGGCGTCTATATTGCACAACGAATTGCGGCCCAATTGCAGCAACTGGAAGGAACGGCAATTTCGGTAGGTGAATTGGATATAACGGCTTTTCGTGACGATCAGCCGCTTGATCGACCACGGGTATCGACTGGCTATCAGCTAGCATTTTCGGTAGCCGATAAACGAGTGATTTTAGTGGATGATGTCCTCTTCACCGGTCGGACTATCCGAGCAGCATTAGACGCGTTAATGGGAGGCGGGCGGCCACAAAGTATTGCACTAGCTGTGCTCGTCGATCGTGGTCATCGAGAATTGCCGATTCGAGCCGATTTTATTGGTCGCAACATTCCCACTGCTCGTCAGGAACGAATTCGAGTGGCAGTCAGTGAAATAGACGGCCACGATGGCATTGAAATTATTAACTAA
- a CDS encoding carbamoyl phosphate synthase small subunit has translation MADRYLILEDGSAYLGEGFGSPAVSTGEIVVNTSMTGYQEIITNQIYHNQIVAFTQPTIGSYGINHDSYESILPTVKGVVVRDVASISTNRQRRWSLDQYLKQQNIPGISHIDTRHLAKQLRASGPMKASIVDVADAHAFDQLGATVLTNQQVAAVATPKPFPNPGTGLNVVVIDFGLKHGILRELSKRACNVTVLPYTATTEEILNLDPDGVVLSTGPGKPQDLPASVTEMIKNIQNRVPLFAIGLGHELFAMANGAQIMKLSPEHHGANHPIREVITNQIIYASQGQGFAVDADTVDRNKLITTFVDLIDGTIQGLRLRDFPAFSVQFFPDGAPGPTETRDIFDEFVESMQQARGPIW, from the coding sequence ATGGCAGACCGCTATTTGATTCTTGAAGATGGCAGCGCCTATTTAGGTGAAGGCTTTGGCTCGCCAGCGGTTTCAACCGGAGAAATCGTCGTCAACACGAGTATGACGGGCTATCAAGAAATTATTACTAATCAAATTTATCATAACCAAATCGTTGCTTTTACGCAGCCAACCATTGGTAGCTATGGGATTAACCATGATAGCTACGAATCGATTTTGCCAACTGTCAAAGGGGTGGTTGTTCGGGATGTCGCTAGTATTTCAACTAATCGGCAACGACGCTGGTCACTTGATCAATACTTAAAACAACAAAACATTCCGGGAATTAGCCATATCGATACGCGCCACTTAGCTAAACAATTGCGGGCGAGCGGTCCGATGAAAGCTAGTATCGTTGACGTGGCGGACGCCCATGCGTTTGACCAATTAGGGGCTACGGTGCTCACGAATCAACAAGTAGCTGCAGTAGCGACGCCCAAACCATTTCCTAATCCCGGAACCGGCTTAAATGTCGTGGTGATCGATTTTGGACTCAAACACGGTATTTTACGGGAACTCAGTAAGCGTGCTTGCAACGTAACCGTCTTACCTTACACGGCGACAACGGAAGAAATCTTGAATTTGGACCCGGATGGCGTGGTTTTATCGACTGGTCCTGGCAAACCCCAAGATTTACCAGCCAGTGTGACTGAGATGATCAAGAATATTCAAAACCGAGTGCCTTTGTTTGCAATTGGACTTGGACACGAACTGTTTGCGATGGCCAATGGTGCCCAAATTATGAAATTGTCACCAGAACACCACGGGGCCAATCATCCAATTCGGGAAGTGATTACGAACCAAATTATTTATGCTTCGCAGGGGCAAGGCTTCGCAGTGGATGCGGATACCGTTGACCGGAACAAGTTGATTACAACGTTTGTTGATTTGATCGATGGGACGATTCAGGGACTGCGTCTTCGAGATTTTCCAGCATTTTCGGTACAATTTTTTCCGGATGGTGCGCCAGGTCCCACTGAAACACGCGATATTTTCGATGAATTTGTTGAATCAATGCAGCAAGCAAGGGGGCCAATCTGGTGA
- a CDS encoding ATP-grasp domain-containing protein, with amino-acid sequence MNNQTLQKVLIIGAGHNDIGREGQHDAAVTQIGAAIRRLGIAVVLVDNNSYSVAAENRFADKVYLEPLTVAALSKIIETEQPDGLIPSLGGVQTVTLIQGLIRNNVLKNNHVKLLQWNQDVVDLIVNPALMSNRLKDMGEPVIASQVVASTTEAMAVVRHVGFPVIVKSVAPRIEASRQLCEDEDELQRALAMGFKVSGTKQCIVEQSIVGYKELEFVAVRDQKDTALLVSGMENFDPVGIHSADSIVFAPTQTITDQEYQQFRSATLKIMRKLHLSGSCHVQFALDPTTQSYYVIKVTPYFDRTMALAARATEYPLAQVVGNLMVGMSLAEVKLPGTYRKQTALIEPVLDHIVCRIPVWPFNVLKKVSHQLDTVTESTGSVIGVGRSTEEALLKGLRSTDESRYHVIANRPQNYSEGELIQRLIHPQAGRMLILLEALNRGYQIDELAELTKIDAFYFYKLSHILEIERALRERPFDVHALGRAKYFGFTDEDAAAAWQTDVAKVRQFALENEIQPTFKEVEPTAGEFTEQTSTYYSTYEFDNESQPSTGRRVVVIGTGANRIGTNHGNDYLVSQLLFYLKKADYEPVLINANPNSVAMTPRLAKKRYVEPKQYSDILNVLAIEKPLIVFTTYHDYRLGQKLVQDGYQVIQINNSLPREQIKTNDSPAVEVITDGTDVTIFGVSEIIAGNNLRGNVRGAVEVFPIRDKAENQAITALHAEIKQRVLAMGAPGLYTVRLAIADTKLQLATIEPMSIATMALISKASGSSVTRLLLHVKLGEALTKVMYDYPDVNRLKPVYVQANTFPYNHLQIYDDVEATGEPGHATGTVIAHGDTLKDALIALNQGNEDTDF; translated from the coding sequence GTGAATAATCAAACCTTACAAAAAGTACTGATTATTGGCGCTGGTCACAATGATATTGGTCGCGAAGGACAACATGATGCGGCGGTGACCCAAATTGGGGCGGCTATTCGTCGTCTGGGGATCGCCGTAGTTCTAGTCGACAACAATTCCTATTCGGTAGCAGCCGAAAATCGGTTTGCTGATAAGGTCTATTTAGAACCACTGACCGTGGCCGCACTGTCGAAAATTATTGAGACTGAGCAACCCGATGGCCTAATCCCATCACTTGGTGGGGTACAAACCGTGACGTTAATTCAAGGGTTGATTCGCAATAATGTGCTTAAAAATAATCATGTTAAATTATTACAATGGAATCAAGATGTTGTCGATTTAATTGTCAATCCAGCGCTAATGAGCAACCGGTTAAAGGATATGGGCGAACCGGTCATTGCGTCACAAGTTGTGGCCAGTACGACTGAAGCCATGGCGGTTGTGCGTCACGTTGGTTTTCCAGTGATCGTTAAATCAGTCGCACCGCGGATCGAAGCGAGTCGTCAATTATGTGAAGATGAAGATGAACTACAACGGGCGCTAGCAATGGGCTTCAAAGTCTCAGGAACTAAACAATGCATTGTTGAACAAAGTATCGTTGGCTATAAGGAACTTGAGTTCGTCGCCGTCCGTGATCAAAAGGACACGGCGCTACTAGTTAGTGGTATGGAAAATTTTGATCCGGTGGGGATTCATTCCGCAGATTCAATTGTCTTTGCGCCCACCCAAACGATTACGGATCAAGAGTACCAACAGTTTCGTTCGGCGACCTTAAAAATTATGCGGAAATTACATTTGAGTGGTTCGTGTCATGTTCAATTTGCACTTGACCCGACAACTCAAAGCTATTATGTCATTAAGGTGACACCGTACTTTGATCGTACGATGGCCTTAGCAGCCCGTGCAACGGAGTACCCGTTAGCTCAAGTCGTGGGTAATTTGATGGTTGGGATGAGTTTGGCAGAAGTCAAACTACCAGGAACTTATCGTAAGCAAACGGCACTGATCGAACCAGTCTTAGACCATATTGTTTGTCGGATTCCGGTCTGGCCGTTCAACGTGCTGAAGAAGGTCAGCCATCAATTAGACACGGTCACTGAGTCGACTGGGTCAGTGATTGGCGTTGGCCGTTCAACGGAAGAAGCCCTGCTGAAGGGATTACGGTCCACAGATGAATCGCGCTATCACGTGATTGCCAACCGTCCGCAGAACTATTCAGAAGGTGAATTGATCCAACGTTTGATTCATCCACAAGCCGGTCGGATGTTGATCTTACTAGAAGCGTTGAATCGTGGGTATCAAATCGATGAATTAGCGGAATTAACGAAGATTGATGCTTTTTATTTTTATAAATTAAGTCATATTTTAGAAATTGAACGGGCCTTGCGTGAACGGCCATTTGATGTGCACGCGCTTGGGCGGGCGAAGTATTTTGGTTTTACTGATGAGGATGCTGCCGCGGCATGGCAAACGGATGTGGCTAAAGTTCGCCAATTCGCACTTGAAAATGAGATTCAGCCGACTTTTAAGGAAGTTGAGCCAACCGCTGGCGAATTTACTGAGCAGACGAGCACTTATTACTCCACTTATGAGTTTGATAATGAAAGTCAGCCGTCAACTGGTCGTCGGGTGGTTGTAATTGGGACAGGTGCCAACCGAATTGGGACTAATCATGGGAATGATTACTTAGTCTCACAGCTTTTGTTCTATCTGAAGAAGGCCGATTATGAACCCGTTTTGATCAACGCAAATCCGAACAGTGTGGCGATGACACCCCGTTTGGCGAAGAAGCGCTATGTTGAACCTAAACAGTACTCAGATATTTTGAATGTGTTAGCCATTGAGAAACCACTAATTGTGTTCACCACTTACCACGATTATCGGTTGGGTCAAAAATTAGTTCAAGACGGTTATCAAGTAATTCAAATCAACAATAGTTTGCCGCGTGAGCAAATCAAAACGAATGATTCGCCAGCCGTCGAAGTTATTACGGATGGCACCGATGTGACGATTTTCGGTGTGAGTGAAATCATCGCTGGAAATAACTTGCGGGGCAATGTGCGCGGGGCGGTCGAAGTCTTCCCAATTCGTGATAAGGCGGAAAATCAAGCGATTACCGCCCTACACGCTGAAATCAAACAACGAGTTCTAGCGATGGGCGCGCCTGGACTTTACACGGTTCGGCTAGCAATTGCTGATACGAAATTGCAACTTGCCACGATTGAACCGATGAGCATTGCGACAATGGCACTGATTAGTAAAGCTAGTGGCTCCAGCGTGACACGACTATTGCTTCACGTTAAGTTGGGTGAGGCGCTGACTAAGGTCATGTATGATTATCCAGATGTTAACCGATTAAAACCAGTTTATGTTCAGGCGAATACGTTCCCATATAATCATTTACAAATTTATGATGATGTCGAAGCGACTGGCGAACCAGGGCACGCGACTGGGACGGTGATTGCACATGGTGATACATTGAAAGATGCGCTGATAGCGTTGAATCAGGGAAATGAGGATACGGACTTTTAG
- a CDS encoding histidine phosphatase family protein: protein MTKTLYMMRHGETLFNRLKKIQGSCDSPLTAKGIADAQRVGTYFQEHAITFDHAYSSTQERASDTLELVTKQPYERLKGIKEWGFGVFEGESEVLNPRPDPIRRSHGDFFCQYGGESDLQVQARVVKTLTAVMARPDHHQVLAVSHGGASFMFLRRWLSMDEIERRGIVLSNCAVLKYQYDNGAFKFEKIINLSSADGNNN, encoded by the coding sequence TTGACAAAGACATTGTATATGATGCGGCACGGTGAAACCCTGTTTAACCGGCTCAAAAAAATTCAAGGTTCGTGTGATTCACCATTGACGGCCAAGGGGATTGCGGATGCCCAACGCGTTGGCACGTATTTTCAGGAACATGCGATTACGTTTGATCATGCGTATAGCTCAACTCAGGAACGCGCAAGTGACACCTTGGAATTAGTCACTAAACAACCCTATGAGCGCTTAAAAGGTATTAAGGAATGGGGTTTTGGAGTTTTCGAGGGTGAAAGTGAAGTTTTGAATCCGCGACCCGATCCAATTCGTCGTAGCCACGGTGATTTTTTCTGTCAATACGGTGGTGAGAGCGATTTGCAAGTACAAGCGCGCGTGGTTAAGACATTAACTGCGGTGATGGCGCGGCCTGATCATCACCAAGTATTGGCTGTTAGTCACGGTGGGGCTAGTTTTATGTTTTTGCGCCGGTGGCTGTCAATGGACGAAATTGAGCGTCGTGGCATTGTATTGAGTAACTGTGCGGTTCTCAAGTATCAGTATGATAACGGCGCCTTCAAATTTGAGAAGATTATTAATTTGAGCAGTGCCGACGGAAATAATAACTAG
- a CDS encoding iron chaperone, giving the protein MANQLDADLTVFEPYLEKMSPTPHREQLVTLLNWVHTTFPQLQPRLAWNQPMFTDHGTFIVGFSTAKNHLNIALEAATLNTFREAINVAGNTTTKMLWQVRFDTPFNNQLLADAIQYNIDTKQATTTFWRS; this is encoded by the coding sequence ATGGCCAACCAACTTGATGCTGATTTGACTGTTTTTGAACCGTATCTCGAAAAGATGAGCCCAACACCCCACCGAGAGCAGCTGGTGACACTCCTTAACTGGGTCCACACGACCTTCCCACAACTACAGCCGCGCTTAGCCTGGAATCAACCCATGTTTACCGATCACGGAACCTTCATCGTTGGCTTTAGCACCGCCAAAAATCATCTGAATATCGCCCTCGAAGCAGCAACATTAAACACATTTCGAGAAGCGATTAACGTGGCAGGCAACACGACCACCAAAATGTTGTGGCAGGTCCGTTTCGATACTCCGTTTAACAACCAGCTCCTCGCCGACGCAATTCAGTATAATATTGATACAAAACAGGCTACAACAACGTTCTGGCGGTCTTAG
- a CDS encoding chloramphenicol acetyltransferase has protein sequence MTTEKPNMHATPIDQATWPRQTYFYYFTKMAPSGFSLTVNMDITATLAWTKAHHVKFNAAYLYLVSRLLTTHPEMRIGYLNDQLVTFDVLHPSYTILHADHTMANLWTTYDADFQTFYHHYLADQTEFGTIPGPMPKAPQSPNLVNIGSLPGVHFSSYTPLPFKPLDSFFPIYQAGQFQTSDDKTLMPLSITVNHATIDGDHLSNFFNELQAYWNQPTQYLA, from the coding sequence ATGACAACTGAAAAACCGAACATGCATGCTACCCCCATTGATCAAGCAACTTGGCCACGACAGACTTACTTCTACTACTTCACAAAAATGGCGCCAAGTGGGTTTAGTCTCACTGTCAATATGGACATCACTGCAACGCTAGCTTGGACTAAAGCCCACCACGTTAAGTTCAACGCGGCTTATCTGTACTTAGTCAGTCGTTTGTTGACCACTCATCCAGAGATGCGCATTGGTTATTTGAATGACCAATTGGTGACCTTCGATGTCCTACATCCGTCCTACACGATTCTACATGCCGATCACACCATGGCCAATCTGTGGACCACTTATGACGCTGATTTCCAGACCTTTTATCACCACTATTTAGCTGACCAGACTGAATTTGGCACTATCCCGGGACCAATGCCCAAAGCACCTCAGTCCCCTAATTTAGTCAACATCGGCAGTCTTCCCGGCGTTCATTTTAGTAGTTATACACCGCTGCCTTTTAAACCACTCGATAGTTTTTTCCCGATTTATCAAGCTGGTCAATTCCAAACAAGCGATGATAAAACGCTGATGCCACTGAGTATCACTGTCAACCATGCGACAATTGACGGTGACCACCTCAGTAACTTTTTCAATGAACTCCAAGCATATTGGAATCAACCCACACAATATTTAGCTTGA
- a CDS encoding GIY-YIG nuclease family protein: protein MQPTEKRALQQAYKLAPTYYGVIQITNERNHKIWIDTVPNLHNRWAFYQLNLNKNFYRANQLQTDWNQQVPTDFSYQVLWKKETTDVTNMRATLKTLKTKWLHDLQPFDERGYNQRPKDWQDN from the coding sequence ATGCAACCAACCGAAAAACGCGCCCTACAACAAGCGTATAAACTCGCCCCGACTTATTATGGTGTCATCCAGATTACCAACGAACGTAATCACAAGATCTGGATTGACACGGTACCTAACTTGCACAACCGCTGGGCTTTTTACCAACTAAATCTCAACAAAAACTTCTATCGTGCGAATCAATTGCAGACCGACTGGAACCAACAAGTGCCAACTGATTTTTCTTACCAGGTCCTTTGGAAAAAAGAAACGACTGATGTGACCAATATGCGAGCAACACTTAAGACACTCAAAACTAAATGGCTGCACGATTTACAACCGTTTGACGAACGCGGTTACAATCAACGCCCTAAAGATTGGCAGGACAACTAA
- a CDS encoding DUF2087 domain-containing protein has protein sequence MDLTNLTVNDLMRGWHQTTTTLNCNYCDANWAITTPVTTVEQHLTIAHGGNRSQLIHLDSRYNTLTTKQQDLLTAFATGIKDADLAKEFQLAAATIRHQKFTFREKAKQAKLYLAIYQLVFETGQTADDLIALPEQPGIVDDRFAITEDEVTQTLKQYFDFTHEPLQLKRWPKKQKTIVTILTRVIDEIPADQPFNETELNNYLRPIYFDYTTLRRYLIDYGFLKRTVDGRQYWRTATRED, from the coding sequence ATGGACCTAACTAACTTAACTGTTAATGATTTAATGCGCGGCTGGCATCAAACCACAACAACTTTGAACTGTAATTATTGTGATGCTAACTGGGCAATAACGACGCCAGTCACAACAGTCGAGCAGCACTTGACGATTGCTCATGGCGGCAATCGCTCTCAGCTCATTCATTTAGACAGTCGCTATAATACGCTCACGACTAAGCAGCAAGACTTACTGACAGCCTTTGCGACCGGAATCAAGGATGCCGACCTGGCCAAAGAGTTTCAATTAGCTGCCGCAACGATTCGACATCAAAAATTCACGTTTCGTGAGAAAGCTAAACAGGCGAAACTATATCTCGCGATTTATCAATTGGTCTTTGAAACTGGTCAGACAGCCGATGATCTGATTGCATTACCTGAACAGCCTGGAATTGTCGATGATCGGTTTGCAATTACTGAAGATGAAGTCACCCAAACACTTAAGCAGTATTTCGACTTCACTCATGAGCCACTACAATTGAAACGATGGCCTAAAAAGCAAAAGACGATTGTCACGATCTTAACACGCGTCATTGACGAAATTCCGGCCGACCAGCCATTCAATGAAACTGAACTTAACAATTATTTACGACCAATTTATTTTGATTACACCACACTTCGCCGCTATCTGATCGACTATGGCTTTTTAAAGCGAACGGTCGATGGTCGGCAATACTGGCGAACAGCTACTAGAGAGGACTAA
- a CDS encoding NUDIX hydrolase, with the protein MTSYHRAFGVYGIIGDQHALVVTKKFGGPYTNRYDLPGGSLEDGEALIDAIRREVQEETGLVPIELTQLGVTSFRYPWQFEQWRMNQHIAVFYRITQTKGRVAKQVANFEGQDSHGASRVPLSALTLTNASPLVLKAKSVLLSGQFDPTDQTYNDWIVLDRAVY; encoded by the coding sequence ATGACCAGTTATCATCGGGCATTTGGGGTTTATGGTATTATTGGCGATCAACATGCTCTTGTGGTTACCAAAAAATTTGGTGGTCCTTATACCAATCGCTATGATTTGCCGGGGGGAAGCTTAGAAGATGGTGAGGCGTTAATTGATGCGATCCGCCGAGAGGTTCAGGAAGAAACTGGCTTAGTTCCAATTGAATTGACGCAATTAGGAGTCACGAGTTTCCGATATCCCTGGCAATTCGAGCAATGGCGCATGAATCAACATATTGCTGTCTTTTACCGGATCACGCAGACGAAGGGACGAGTGGCGAAACAAGTTGCTAACTTTGAGGGGCAAGATTCACACGGTGCGTCGCGAGTACCTTTGAGTGCGTTAACGTTAACTAACGCGTCACCACTAGTGCTGAAGGCTAAGTCGGTGTTGCTGTCTGGACAGTTTGATCCGACCGATCAGACTTATAATGACTGGATCGTTTTAGACCGGGCCGTTTATTGA
- a CDS encoding ATP-binding cassette domain-containing protein, whose protein sequence is MADAILTVNHLNKSYRHQPVLRDVSFECAQGHIVGLVGANGAGKTTIMKAVLGLIKADGDIRITGTTMQFDHHPILTVVGALIEYPSSYPYMSGWDNLRLFADGLDAQARISTVVSALNMSSYIHQKARHYSLGMKQKLGVALAFLNKPQLVILDEPMNGLDPQGTKELRDFILKEKQAGVTFLISSHILSELQKLADDLVVIDHGRIIKKTTMTALLATTDHFLVITTDHDGQAKTILTTAGYQVVAGPIVKVHLAPADQVADVLSVLTSHGIAVTDVQHADADLESTILKLLAVTSA, encoded by the coding sequence ATGGCCGATGCAATTTTAACAGTCAATCATCTGAACAAGAGTTACCGCCACCAACCGGTTTTACGTGACGTTAGTTTTGAATGCGCACAGGGCCACATCGTTGGTCTAGTGGGGGCCAATGGCGCTGGTAAAACAACGATCATGAAAGCGGTTTTGGGATTGATCAAGGCTGACGGTGATATTCGGATTACGGGTACAACGATGCAATTTGATCATCATCCGATTTTGACGGTGGTTGGAGCGTTGATCGAATATCCTAGTAGTTATCCGTACATGAGTGGTTGGGACAATCTACGTTTGTTTGCGGATGGTTTAGATGCTCAAGCACGGATAAGTACCGTGGTGTCCGCACTTAATATGTCTTCATACATCCATCAAAAAGCGCGTCACTATTCACTGGGGATGAAACAAAAGCTCGGCGTTGCCCTGGCCTTTTTGAATAAGCCACAATTGGTGATTTTGGATGAACCAATGAATGGCTTGGACCCACAAGGTACTAAAGAACTACGCGATTTTATTCTGAAGGAAAAGCAAGCGGGCGTAACATTTTTGATTTCAAGCCATATTCTTAGTGAATTACAGAAATTAGCTGATGATTTAGTGGTTATTGATCATGGCCGCATTATTAAGAAAACGACGATGACGGCATTATTGGCTACCACTGATCATTTTCTCGTTATCACGACTGATCATGATGGTCAGGCTAAAACGATCTTAACCACTGCCGGATACCAAGTAGTTGCCGGGCCAATCGTTAAGGTTCATTTAGCACCTGCTGATCAAGTTGCAGATGTGCTGAGCGTATTGACCAGTCACGGTATTGCGGTCACGGATGTGCAACATGCAGACGCCGATTTGGAAAGTACGATTTTAAAACTGCTGGCAGTGACTAGTGCTTAG
- a CDS encoding ABC transporter permease subunit, giving the protein MTRLYRQELIKLFKKKSTLWCGLILIGTALIFASLTRVKATIFPAKALFSANFEAQQFIVFFMVAAAATMMTMEFQFGTIKQVLTQRYSRRLVLVSKWLVLLTYSLLLYVGSSLLAILLKVSLVNDKFTIFTHAKFWHGWLAGVGGDFLNTWLLLSIVLLVATLFKSSGAAVAVGIVGYFALAMVNIPMVALIRKYAWLKWNPINMFNYSAQLGLPTISKVTKLSDVQLFWGNLGYIILFLAVGLVFFQRREV; this is encoded by the coding sequence ATGACAAGGTTATATCGGCAAGAACTCATTAAACTATTTAAGAAAAAGTCAACTTTATGGTGTGGACTGATTTTAATTGGAACGGCACTGATTTTTGCTAGTTTAACGCGGGTCAAAGCGACTATTTTTCCAGCTAAGGCGTTGTTTAGTGCTAATTTTGAGGCACAACAGTTCATCGTTTTCTTCATGGTCGCCGCCGCGGCCACGATGATGACGATGGAGTTTCAATTTGGCACAATCAAGCAAGTGTTAACGCAACGCTATTCGCGTCGTTTAGTATTAGTAAGCAAGTGGCTGGTACTGTTAACGTACAGTCTATTGTTATATGTAGGAAGTAGTCTATTAGCCATCTTACTTAAGGTTAGCTTGGTGAATGACAAGTTTACAATTTTTACCCATGCAAAGTTTTGGCACGGCTGGCTCGCGGGTGTTGGTGGTGACTTTCTTAATACTTGGTTACTGCTTAGTATCGTACTATTAGTCGCAACGTTGTTCAAAAGTTCTGGGGCAGCCGTGGCAGTCGGGATTGTCGGCTATTTTGCGCTGGCAATGGTTAATATCCCGATGGTGGCACTTATCCGCAAGTACGCTTGGCTCAAATGGAATCCGATTAATATGTTTAATTATTCGGCGCAATTAGGTCTACCAACGATTAGCAAAGTAACTAAGCTGTCCGATGTCCAGTTGTTTTGGGGTAATCTGGGCTACATTATTTTGTTTTTAGCAGTGGGACTAGTATTCTTTCAACGGCGAGAAGTTTAG